Below is a genomic region from Vitis riparia cultivar Riparia Gloire de Montpellier isolate 1030 chromosome 5, EGFV_Vit.rip_1.0, whole genome shotgun sequence.
GTCGTTCCAGAATAGGAGAAGATCTGATGTTCAATATCTGCAATGTTGTCCTTTGGAGCACGTGGTCCGGCAGTCCCTCCAGCTTTGGGCAGCCTCTCATAATCAAGTGATTGAGACATGGCATTATTgacctctcttctttttcttttatttcccatTGCTTCAATTCATCCAAACCAGAAATAGCCAATTCCTTCAACTTTGGGAATACTGTTGATGATGATCCCAAAAACTCACTACCTATGTATTTCACACCGTACATTTTCCATATCCCCAGCTCCTCGAGGACAGGCAGTTGCCCCAAAGGAGGCAAACATGGACATCTTTCTCAAAACTTGAGGTTAAGTATTTTCAGTTGAGCTAATGATGAACCCATCATCCAATTGGGCCACTCTCTATCAccataataatatatatgtagAGCTTTCAAGTTTGGATGGGGTTGTAGAGCTTCAGCCACACCCTTGGTCCCCTCCTCTCTATCAAATCCCAATGTCAAATCTTGGAGGTGTACCTTATTCTGCAATTTTGCTTTTTCTGCCTCCCCTGCATCTTTCACTTCATCCAACCCTTGAATGGAAAGATCTCCTCTTAGGTTGTTCAAGTTTCTCAGGTCTCCTATTTGGCCTTCATCATTGCCATGACTACTCACAATGAAAACATTCAGCGTCTGAAGAGAGCTTAATCTTCCAATTCCTTTTGGCAAGCCcttattattaagaaaagaattttcaaGATGCCTCAAATTAATTAGTTTACCCATTGCCTATGGTAGTTTCGGAAGACTGGAACATCCTTGAATATTTAAGGTTTGCAAATTATATAAATCACAAATTGTTTCAGGCAACTCTCTCAACCAAAAACACCCTGATAGATTAAGGAATCTTAAATGTATCAATTTTCCTACCTCCTTAGGTAGTTCCTCAATCAACTGATTGCTGCTCAAATCCAATGCCCTGAGACATGTCACATGCCTTAACAAATTAGGTAAGGCTAcaagaacacttgacttgaatGCTTCCTTAGCCAAGAGGATGTGTAGATTCTTCATGTTATAAGTGGAGACGAAATTAGGGGTACTCTCTCAGACAACTAAGGTGATATGACGAATCTTTTTGAAGGATAAATCTATGCTCTCCATTTGTTGGTTGTCAACCTCCACAATAAAGCATTCATTCTGAGTCAAAAATTGAGCAAAATCATGCACTATATCATGCATCTTACAACGTATTATATTACCATCAgtatctttttcaaaatcttggaAGAAAGACCGAGCAGCTAAATATTCAAAGTACGTTCTCCCAATCATCTCCATCTCTTTACTCCCATCAGATTTGAGATAGCTTTGTGCCATCCACAACTTGATCAGCTCATCTCTCTCAATAACCGAGGCTTTTGGAAAAACAGCACAAAATGAGAAGCAGCGTTGAATTGCAGGGGGCAGATCATAATAACTCAACAACAAAGCAGGGGAAATATCTCTCTCAAACTCATCTAGCTGCCATACTTCACTATTCAATACGTACTTCCATTCTTCCTCGCTATTTTTTATGCGCAAGAGGTTCCCTAAAGTTTTTATAGCGAGGGGCAAGCCCTTGCATTTGTCTGCTATTTTCTCAgcaatttcttttaattcttcctttttctccctTTCAGAGAAAGCTATTTGATGGAATAATGCCCGAGATTGCTCCAAAGACAGCTCCCCCAAGGGATGCTTGTACGTAGTTCTCATCATCTTAACAACACTCTCTTTGCGTGTGGTCGCCAGAATTCTACTCCCTGCTGCTCCGCAGTGGAGGGTGTTCTTCAGTTGTTCCCACAATTGATTGTCTTCAGTCCACACATCATCTAGCACAAGAAGGAACTTCTTTCCAGAGACACACGTTTGAACTTTTTGTTGTAAAGCTTCCAAATTATGGAGATTAGGAGACGCTTTCTGGATGATTTCAACAATATCCCTAAAAATTCTGGCTGGCTCAAAAGGATCAGAGACACAGACCCATATTCTTTCATCAAAATGGGTCTTCACCTTTCGGTGGTTGTAGGCTAGTCGAGCAAGAGTTGTTTTGCCCATGCCTCCCGTCCCAAATATGGAGACGATGTAGAGGCCAGATTTCTCTTGACGCATCTTACCCAACAAATGATCTAATATGATTTTTTCATCCATATCCCGACCGTACACCTCTGAAATATCAATTGCAGAGGTAGTTATAAGTCGCTGTGGTCGCTCCTCACTCCTACTAGAGACAAAATTAAAATCGGTCCGTTCACTTGCAACTTGCTTGAAACGGATGAAAGGGGAGGGCATACAGAAGCTTACCTTCGTCTTAGACGTGGAAGCATTTTCAACTCCCTCCATCTGGAATTGAAAAATAGCAATGCTCCACTCATCCAGCACGTCCATCATTTCGTAGGCCATGTCTTTGAGCCTCTCCAACCAACCTTGGACagatttttccttcacttttctCCTCTCGGCATCTTCAAGAACATCTCGGACGGAGCGGAGTGTGCTTTTGAGACTTTGAATTTCTGATTCAACACCCGGAACCAGAGAAACTTGTTCATGAATCTGCTGTTCAACAACCGAAGTTAAGCGTTCCAGCACAATAGAAACGAGGGCATCAGCCATGGGGAGGGTGAAGAAGGTGGGATTGATGAATGAAGAGGAATGGAGGATGAATAAAGGCGAGTGAGATGAAGAGATACGATCTGCAGGTTTAGTGAGTTCAATACTTTAATTATGGTCTATCCTTTTGTCGGACGGTGGTTTtatatgcatttattttttattaaaatattttgttattatttactattatagaaaaattataaaaatattataaacaagtCAATCAAACCTAATCTTATGGCTAATGCATATATTATGATATAATACTTCAATGAAACTCGACTCATCTCATGCCTATTTTATGATATACTACTTGAATCAAACTCAAACTAATCTCATgcctaaaaaaataagattaggTTAAATTTTGACTAAGCTTTCAAATCTAACTCGAGCTTTTTTTATGCttgaaaaaattagaaaatcaaatgATTATGAACATGGGAGTAAAAAGGATTAGAGGTTTAATTTCAGCAATTTCCGGACGTCGAGGTTGATGTTGGAGACTCGCCATGGAAGGACTATGGTGGGGAAGTCACTTGGCAGAAGTGAATTTTGTTAATGCTGAAGAAGGCAAGAAACTTACAGCGGTTGAGGGAAATGCAATTCTGGACGTGCGAGACAAATCTCAATATGATCGAGCTCATATAAAGTCATGTTATCATGTTCCTCTATTTATCGAAAACCAGGACAATGACTTGGGTAAAGATCTTTAACTCCTTTCCAAATAATACCTTCAGAATTGGTCTTGTGAGTCTCACTAAACCCTTTTGGCCTCTGCAGGCACAATTATAAAGAGGACTGTGCACAACAATTTTTCTGGCTTGTTCTTTGGATTACCATTCACTAAAGTGAATCCTGACTTTGTACAGTCTGTTAAGAGCCAGTTTTTCCCCGAAAGCAAACTACTACTTGTCTGTCaggaaataaattatatttgtgaCAATGAAAATACAATGAAAATACAATGTCTATTTTACTTTAACATGTGACAACATTGGAAAGAAATTATAATaacagaaggaaaaaaaaaaagtaatgttATATTTGTCATACGACCAAATACTACACATATTTGGTGGAAAATTATACCACATGAAGGCTTGTAGCATCATTCCTGATTAGGTTTTCTTAACCAaatccatttgttttttttacttcaacaaATAATCATCCCAATGGAATCAATTTCTACATTTCATTGGTTGATAATATGGATAATAACAACACttgtttcataaaaaatttcagaCTCTTGAATGCAAGGAAGgtaataaataaaccaaaactTTGAAAGCACACTTCACCCACGACAATATTTATTCCTAGTAACCAAAGCATTCTTCCAACATACAGGATTAAGGTATGCCTTTGCAATTGTGAATGAGGACTTTCTCTCAGAAATGTTCAGTTACCACCAAGTTGTAAAAGGAGTGGTTCCATCATCTCACTACAAATCGGCAAAAAAGCTACTAGAGCTGTTAAGAGCTTGTCCATTACTCGCTGTTTTTCTTTTGGTCTCTGCAAAGATTAAGGAGGAATGTTAAAATCAAATACAACACACACCCAAATGTCTGTCTCACAGCCCAAGGAGTTGATGAATCTATGCATCCTATCCTAGGCATGTGAAGCAAATAAATATGGAAGATACCACATTATTGGCATTCAGTTCTGCAGGACATACCTTTAGCATCCACATCCA
It encodes:
- the LOC117915050 gene encoding putative disease resistance protein RGA3 isoform X2, which gives rise to MSGALLFFNSRWRELKMLPRLRRRSEERPQRLITTSAIDISEVYGRDMDEKIILDHLLGKMRQEKSGLYIVSIFGTGGMGKTTLARLAYNHRKVKTHFDERIWVCVSDPFEPARIFRDIVEIIQKASPNLHNLEALQQKVQTCVSGKKFLLVLDDVWTEDNQLWEQLKNTLHCGAAGSRILATTRKESVVKMMRTTYKHPLGELSLEQSRALFHQIAFSEREKKEELKEIAEKIADKCKGLPLAIKTLGNLLRIKNSEEEWKYVLNSEVWQLDEFERDISPALLLSYYDLPPAIQRCFSFCAVFPKASVIERDELIKLWMAQSYLKSDGSKEMEMIGRTYFEYLAARSFFQDFEKDTDGNIIRCKMHDIVHDFAQFLTQNECFIVEVDNQQMESIDLSFKKIRHITLVV
- the LOC117915050 gene encoding putative disease resistance protein RGA4 isoform X1, with translation MADALVSIVLERLTSVVEQQIHEQVSLVPGVESEIQSLKSTLRSVRDVLEDAERRKVKEKSVQGWLERLKDMAYEMMDVLDEWSIAIFQFQMEGVENASTSKTKVSFCMPSPFIRFKQVASERTDFNFVSSRSEERPQRLITTSAIDISEVYGRDMDEKIILDHLLGKMRQEKSGLYIVSIFGTGGMGKTTLARLAYNHRKVKTHFDERIWVCVSDPFEPARIFRDIVEIIQKASPNLHNLEALQQKVQTCVSGKKFLLVLDDVWTEDNQLWEQLKNTLHCGAAGSRILATTRKESVVKMMRTTYKHPLGELSLEQSRALFHQIAFSEREKKEELKEIAEKIADKCKGLPLAIKTLGNLLRIKNSEEEWKYVLNSEVWQLDEFERDISPALLLSYYDLPPAIQRCFSFCAVFPKASVIERDELIKLWMAQSYLKSDGSKEMEMIGRTYFEYLAARSFFQDFEKDTDGNIIRCKMHDIVHDFAQFLTQNECFIVEVDNQQMESIDLSFKKIRHITLVV